A single region of the Microcella sp. genome encodes:
- a CDS encoding ribose-phosphate diphosphokinase — protein MASIKITGQKRLVLVTGRAHPDLAEQIAAELETEIVHTDARTFANGEIYARYDESVRGCDAFVLQSHASPINEWLMEQLIMVDALKRASAKRITVVAPFYPYARQDKKGRGREPISARLVADLYKAAGADRIMSVDLHAAQIQGFFDGPVDHLFAMPVLLEHFRAQLDPETLTVVSPDMGRVRVADIWSQKLGAPLAIIHKRRDPMVHNQVTVHEIVGEVEGRVCLLVDDMIDTGRTIVKAAEALKKNGALGVVVAATHAVFSDPAFEILQSDAVDQVVVTDTLPVPESKRWDRLTVLPIAPLIARAIHEVFDDGSVTSMFDGAA, from the coding sequence GTGGCCAGCATCAAGATCACCGGCCAGAAGCGCCTCGTGCTGGTGACCGGCCGGGCGCACCCCGACCTCGCCGAGCAGATCGCTGCAGAGCTCGAGACCGAGATCGTGCACACCGACGCCCGCACCTTCGCCAACGGCGAGATCTACGCGCGCTACGACGAGAGCGTGCGCGGGTGCGATGCTTTCGTGCTGCAGTCGCACGCGAGCCCGATCAACGAGTGGCTCATGGAGCAACTGATCATGGTGGATGCTCTCAAACGTGCTTCTGCCAAGCGCATCACCGTGGTCGCACCCTTCTACCCCTACGCGCGCCAAGACAAGAAGGGTCGCGGCCGCGAGCCCATCTCGGCGCGACTCGTCGCCGATCTCTACAAGGCCGCGGGTGCCGACCGCATCATGAGCGTCGACCTGCACGCCGCCCAGATTCAGGGTTTCTTCGACGGGCCCGTCGACCACCTGTTCGCGATGCCGGTGCTGCTCGAGCACTTCAGAGCGCAACTCGACCCCGAGACGCTCACCGTGGTGTCGCCCGACATGGGGCGCGTGCGCGTCGCCGACATCTGGAGCCAGAAGCTCGGCGCCCCGCTCGCCATCATCCACAAGCGCCGAGACCCGATGGTGCACAACCAGGTGACGGTGCACGAGATCGTCGGTGAGGTCGAGGGCCGCGTCTGCCTCTTGGTCGACGACATGATCGACACCGGCCGCACGATCGTCAAAGCCGCCGAAGCGCTCAAGAAGAACGGTGCACTCGGAGTGGTGGTCGCCGCGACCCACGCCGTGTTCAGCGACCCCGCGTTCGAGATTCTGCAGAGCGATGCCGTCGATCAGGTGGTCGTCACCGATACCTTGCCGGTTCCGGAGTCGAAGCGGTGGGATCGCCTCACGGTGCTGCCCATCGCGCCGCTCATCGCCCGCGCCATTCACGAGGTATTCGACGACGGCTCGGTCACCTCGATGTTCGACGGCGCCGCCTAG
- a CDS encoding MarR family transcriptional regulator, which translates to MTSRDEVDRIVEAWRRERPELDVEPLQVLSRVSRLARHLDRARKHAFAASGLEPWEFDVLSALRRAGSPYELSPKALLQQTLVSSGTMTNRIDRLTTRGLVERHTDPHDGRGILVRMSTEGRERVDLAMDELMVGEAALLRRLNRADQERLAALLRLLGADFDESA; encoded by the coding sequence ATGACCTCCCGCGACGAAGTCGACCGCATCGTCGAAGCGTGGCGGCGCGAACGGCCCGAACTCGATGTCGAACCCTTGCAGGTGCTGTCGCGAGTGAGTCGCTTGGCGCGGCACCTCGACCGAGCGAGAAAGCACGCTTTCGCCGCATCCGGTCTCGAGCCGTGGGAGTTCGACGTGCTCTCGGCACTGCGTCGCGCGGGCAGCCCCTATGAGCTGAGCCCGAAAGCGCTGCTGCAGCAGACACTCGTCTCGAGCGGCACGATGACCAATCGCATCGATCGGCTCACCACGCGCGGGCTCGTCGAGCGGCACACCGACCCCCACGACGGCCGCGGCATTCTCGTGCGGATGAGCACCGAGGGTCGCGAGCGCGTCGACCTCGCCATGGATGAGCTCATGGTCGGCGAGGCTGCGCTGCTGCGCCGGCTGAACCGCGCCGATCAAGAACGCCTCGCCGCACTTCTGCGCCTGCTCGGCGCCGACTTCGACGAGAGCGCATAG
- a CDS encoding SRPBCC family protein, whose protein sequence is MVTRRVMRQPISRTVGQVMAVAGQLDRLPEWAYGFAQSAERVVVGSGDDDDRVHRERWVVESPFGHIEVEFFVDVASGILDHDVTMPDGTVVHNRLRVEPAPHGSDVLFTLVRLPGMTDDQWRDDERAVTADLRRLAELCEKIDE, encoded by the coding sequence GTGGTCACCAGACGGGTCATGCGCCAGCCGATCTCGCGCACGGTGGGGCAGGTGATGGCGGTCGCCGGGCAGCTCGACAGACTGCCGGAGTGGGCCTACGGCTTCGCGCAGTCGGCAGAGAGGGTCGTCGTCGGCTCCGGCGACGACGACGATCGGGTTCACCGCGAACGCTGGGTGGTCGAGTCTCCGTTCGGCCACATCGAGGTGGAGTTCTTCGTCGATGTCGCCTCGGGCATCCTCGATCATGACGTGACGATGCCCGACGGCACTGTCGTGCACAATCGCCTTCGTGTCGAACCGGCCCCGCACGGCAGCGACGTGCTGTTCACCCTCGTGCGCCTGCCGGGAATGACCGACGATCAGTGGCGCGACGACGAGCGAGCGGTCACCGCCGACCTGCGCCGCCTCGCCGAACTGTGCGAGAAGATAGACGAATGA
- a CDS encoding transaminase — MISIDRTRLAELTEREQQAFIAARPKSKAAYERAEHLFGRVPMTWMNKKSGAFPIYLDRAQGNRVWCIDGHEYIDFALGDTGSMAGHSHPAVVDAVTRRIGELGGLTTMLPTEDAEWVGAELSRRFRMDRWSFSLTATDANRWAIRLVRAITEKPKIVFHSYCYHGSVDESLVVVGPDGESASRPGNVGAPVPVTETSRAAEYNDLPGLERALAHGDVAAVLIEPALTNIGIVLPEPGYLEGVRALTRQYDALLIIDETHTFSAGPGGMTQAYNLEPDLVIIGKAIGGGIPTGAYGLSAEFAERSLARTDLDLVDMGGVGGTLAGNPLSVAAMRATLEHVLTDEAFAHMIDTATYFTDGVNELFDRYDLPWAINQLGARAEYRFARPYPINGTQAALAADGQLEDFLHLYLVNRGIMLTPFHNMALMAPMTSRSDVDAHHEHFEAAIVELLGV; from the coding sequence ATGATCAGCATCGATCGCACCCGCCTGGCCGAGCTCACCGAGCGCGAGCAGCAGGCCTTCATCGCCGCCCGCCCGAAGTCGAAGGCCGCCTACGAGCGCGCCGAGCACCTCTTCGGCCGCGTGCCCATGACCTGGATGAACAAGAAGTCGGGCGCCTTTCCGATCTACCTCGACCGCGCGCAGGGCAACCGCGTGTGGTGCATCGACGGGCACGAGTACATCGACTTCGCCCTCGGCGACACCGGCTCGATGGCCGGGCATTCGCACCCCGCCGTGGTCGACGCCGTCACGCGCCGCATCGGCGAGCTCGGCGGGCTCACGACGATGCTGCCGACAGAAGACGCCGAGTGGGTCGGCGCCGAGCTCTCACGCCGATTCCGCATGGACCGATGGTCGTTCTCGTTGACGGCGACGGATGCGAATCGCTGGGCGATTCGTCTCGTGCGCGCGATCACCGAGAAGCCGAAGATCGTCTTCCACTCGTACTGCTACCACGGATCGGTCGACGAGTCGCTCGTGGTCGTCGGGCCCGACGGCGAGAGCGCGTCGAGGCCCGGCAACGTCGGCGCCCCCGTGCCGGTGACCGAGACCTCGCGCGCCGCCGAGTACAACGACCTGCCGGGGCTCGAGCGCGCCCTCGCGCACGGCGATGTCGCCGCGGTGCTCATCGAGCCCGCGCTCACCAACATCGGCATCGTGCTGCCCGAGCCGGGCTACCTCGAGGGCGTGCGCGCGCTCACCCGGCAGTACGACGCGCTGCTCATCATCGACGAGACCCACACGTTCTCGGCCGGGCCAGGCGGCATGACGCAGGCCTACAACCTCGAGCCTGATCTCGTGATCATCGGCAAGGCGATCGGCGGGGGCATCCCGACCGGGGCCTACGGCCTCTCGGCCGAGTTTGCCGAGAGGTCGCTGGCGCGCACCGACCTCGACCTCGTCGACATGGGCGGCGTCGGCGGAACCCTCGCGGGCAACCCGCTCTCGGTCGCGGCGATGCGCGCCACCCTCGAGCACGTGCTCACCGACGAGGCCTTCGCGCACATGATCGACACGGCGACCTACTTCACCGACGGAGTCAATGAGCTCTTCGACCGGTATGACCTGCCGTGGGCGATCAACCAGCTGGGCGCGCGCGCCGAGTACCGCTTCGCGCGGCCCTACCCGATCAACGGCACGCAGGCGGCTCTCGCTGCCGATGGCCAGCTCGAAGACTTCTTGCACCTCTACCTCGTGAACCGCGGCATCATGCTCACGCCGTTTCACAACATGGCGCTCATGGCGCCGATGACGAGCCGGTCAGATGTGGATGCTCACCACGAGCACTTCGAGGCGGCCATCGTCGAGCTGCTGGGGGTGTAG
- a CDS encoding L-serine ammonia-lyase produces the protein MRTAVALPAPLAAKPYISALDLFRVGIGPSSSHTVGPLRAASAFVEQLTAAGQLERVARIECDLFGSLGATGIGHGTPGALLAGLAGCAVESVTRDNVERVVADSNGGMLTLAGTHRIVITPEWLRLAPHERRARHPNALELRAVDAEGSVLAVETYYSVGGGFIERDGVAPAVPEGESTVPHPFSTAVELLDLCRSTRLGLVGVARENEHALRGRAATTAGLRAVAAAMNECIDQGLAAEGTLPGGLKVPRRAAAMAERLRAIDAEGARDTNAEWLQAYAIAVNEENAAGGRVVTAPTNGAAGIIPAVMRHAIDVLRLDDEQRACEEFLLVAAVFGALIKSNASISGAEAGCQGEVGSAASMAAAGFAHLLGGTPEQVENAAEIAMEHSLGLTCDPVGGLVQLPCIERNAIGAGKAVAAARMAMHGDGTHLISFDTVVETMRQTGEDMSTKYKETSEGGLAVNVVEC, from the coding sequence GTGAGAACCGCAGTCGCTTTGCCCGCACCGCTCGCCGCCAAGCCCTACATCTCGGCGCTCGACCTCTTTCGCGTCGGTATTGGTCCGTCGAGTTCGCACACGGTCGGCCCGCTGCGCGCCGCGAGCGCGTTCGTCGAGCAACTCACTGCTGCCGGCCAGCTCGAGCGCGTCGCCCGCATCGAGTGCGACCTGTTCGGCTCGCTCGGCGCGACGGGCATCGGCCACGGAACCCCCGGTGCCCTGCTCGCGGGCCTCGCCGGTTGCGCGGTCGAGTCGGTCACGCGCGACAACGTCGAGCGGGTGGTCGCTGACTCCAATGGCGGGATGCTCACCCTCGCCGGCACGCACCGCATCGTCATCACCCCCGAGTGGTTGCGCCTGGCGCCGCATGAGCGCCGTGCACGCCACCCGAACGCGCTCGAGTTGCGGGCCGTCGATGCCGAGGGTTCGGTGCTCGCTGTCGAGACCTACTACTCGGTGGGCGGTGGATTCATCGAACGCGACGGCGTCGCTCCCGCAGTGCCCGAGGGCGAGAGCACTGTGCCGCATCCGTTCTCGACAGCCGTCGAGCTGCTCGACCTGTGTCGCTCGACGCGGCTCGGTCTCGTCGGCGTCGCGCGTGAGAACGAGCACGCGCTGCGAGGTCGGGCGGCCACGACGGCGGGGCTGCGCGCGGTTGCCGCAGCCATGAATGAGTGCATCGATCAGGGTCTGGCCGCCGAGGGCACCCTCCCCGGTGGTCTGAAGGTGCCTCGCCGGGCGGCCGCGATGGCCGAGAGGCTGCGCGCGATCGACGCCGAGGGTGCCCGCGACACGAACGCCGAGTGGCTGCAGGCCTACGCGATCGCGGTGAACGAAGAGAACGCGGCGGGGGGTCGGGTGGTCACCGCGCCGACGAACGGCGCCGCCGGCATCATTCCGGCGGTCATGCGGCACGCGATCGACGTGCTGCGTCTCGACGACGAGCAGCGGGCGTGCGAAGAGTTCTTGCTCGTCGCCGCCGTGTTCGGCGCACTCATCAAGTCGAATGCGAGCATCTCGGGCGCCGAGGCGGGCTGCCAGGGCGAGGTCGGCTCGGCTGCCTCGATGGCTGCCGCAGGTTTCGCCCACCTGCTGGGCGGCACCCCCGAGCAGGTCGAGAACGCCGCCGAGATCGCGATGGAGCACTCGCTGGGCCTCACGTGCGACCCGGTCGGCGGCCTCGTGCAGCTGCCGTGCATCGAGCGCAACGCGATTGGTGCGGGGAAGGCCGTGGCGGCGGCCCGCATGGCGATGCACGGTGACGGCACGCACCTCATCAGTTTCGATACCGTGGTCGAGACGATGCGCCAGACGGGCGAGGACATGTCGACGAAGTACAAGGAGACGAGCGAGGGCGGCCTCGCCGTCAACGTCGTCGAGTGCTGA
- the glmU gene encoding bifunctional UDP-N-acetylglucosamine diphosphorylase/glucosamine-1-phosphate N-acetyltransferase GlmU — MTDSRLAVVVLAAGQGTRMKSQTPKVLHGLAGIPLIGHVLATARALDPAHLVTVVRHERDRVAATVLECDGACTIVDQDEVPGTGRAAEAALDALPNDFEGDVLVVSGDVPLLDADTLTRLIAEHRTQGASATVLSAVLDDATGYGRVVRDAAGALDRIVEQKDATEAERALTEVNSGTYVFSVPALRESLALVSTDNAQQEKYLTDVIGLMRSAGRPVAALPVREGWLVAGVNDRVQLSDAALRLNAMIVRGWQLAGVTISDPASVWIDRTVTLDEDVEVLPGTQLKGATSIARGAVVGPDTTLTDCEVGRDARVSRTDGTLAVIGERASVGPFAYLRPGTVIGDDGKVGTFVETKNSTLGRGAKVPHLSYVGDTTVGEGTNIGAGTITANYDGVNKHRTEVGAHARTGSHNVFVAPVRIGDGAYTGAGTVVRKDVPAGALAVNVAPQRNVDRWVAVNRPGTAAADAAAAARESVDDPDTA; from the coding sequence ATGACTGATTCGCGCCTCGCCGTCGTCGTGCTCGCCGCCGGGCAAGGAACCCGCATGAAGTCGCAGACCCCGAAGGTGCTGCACGGGCTCGCGGGCATTCCGCTCATCGGGCACGTGCTCGCCACGGCTCGGGCTCTTGACCCCGCGCATCTCGTGACCGTGGTGCGGCACGAACGCGACCGCGTCGCCGCCACGGTGCTCGAGTGCGACGGAGCCTGCACGATCGTCGACCAAGACGAGGTTCCAGGAACAGGGCGGGCGGCCGAAGCTGCGCTGGATGCTCTTCCGAACGACTTCGAGGGCGACGTGCTCGTCGTCTCAGGTGACGTGCCCCTGCTCGACGCCGACACCCTCACCCGGCTCATCGCCGAGCACCGCACGCAGGGTGCATCGGCGACCGTGCTCAGTGCGGTGCTCGACGACGCCACCGGTTACGGGCGCGTTGTGCGTGATGCGGCCGGAGCCCTCGACCGCATCGTCGAGCAGAAAGACGCCACCGAGGCCGAGCGCGCCCTCACCGAGGTGAACTCGGGCACCTACGTGTTCAGCGTGCCGGCCCTGCGCGAGTCGCTTGCGCTCGTCAGCACCGACAATGCTCAGCAAGAGAAGTACCTCACCGACGTCATCGGGCTCATGCGCAGTGCCGGGCGGCCCGTCGCCGCGTTGCCCGTGCGCGAAGGCTGGCTCGTCGCCGGAGTCAACGACCGTGTGCAACTCAGCGACGCTGCCCTGCGGCTCAACGCCATGATCGTGCGCGGCTGGCAGCTCGCAGGCGTCACAATCAGCGACCCCGCGAGTGTCTGGATCGACCGCACCGTCACCCTCGACGAAGACGTCGAGGTGCTGCCGGGCACGCAGCTCAAGGGTGCGACGAGCATTGCGCGCGGCGCCGTGGTGGGGCCAGACACGACACTCACCGACTGCGAGGTCGGTCGAGACGCGCGCGTGAGCCGCACCGACGGCACGCTCGCGGTGATCGGAGAGCGAGCATCCGTCGGCCCCTTCGCCTACTTGCGCCCCGGCACCGTCATCGGCGACGACGGCAAGGTGGGCACGTTCGTCGAGACGAAGAACTCGACGCTCGGCCGTGGCGCCAAAGTGCCTCACCTGTCGTACGTCGGCGACACGACTGTGGGTGAGGGAACCAACATCGGCGCGGGCACGATCACGGCCAACTACGACGGCGTGAACAAGCACCGCACCGAGGTTGGGGCTCACGCCCGCACGGGCTCGCACAACGTCTTCGTTGCCCCCGTTAGGATTGGTGACGGAGCGTACACGGGAGCGGGAACGGTCGTGCGAAAAGATGTTCCGGCGGGCGCCCTGGCAGTGAATGTGGCACCGCAGCGGAACGTCGATCGTTGGGTGGCCGTCAACCGCCCGGGCACAGCGGCGGCCGACGCAGCGGCGGCGGCACGAGAGTCGGTCGACGACCCCGACACCGCGTAG